One genomic segment of Ricinus communis isolate WT05 ecotype wild-type chromosome 5, ASM1957865v1, whole genome shotgun sequence includes these proteins:
- the LOC8258443 gene encoding glyoxysomal processing protease, glyoxysomal isoform X1, which translates to MGFPETVNFARNFAVMVRVHGPDPKGLKMRNHAFHLYASGKTTLSASGMILPDTLFHSGLVKQILGSNGLEGQVLVLVVTVASVVESFLSLQQRESMYQGQPEMIAGAQIDVMLEERWGMERVAEGSLDKGTSYWHTARLIRLVDVAESSLALQSLVESSLGSLDHGWEIGWSLASHDNGHRNSMDVIQTQTEDGNSSFKLGQRHLTVGESGNPTLVSKTSTRIALLGVSLNLKDLPIITISPSIIRGDSLLTVGSPFGVLSPVHFFNSLSMGSVANCYPARSSNVSLVMADIRCLPGMEGAPAFGECGDFIGILTRPLRQKSTGAEIQLVIPWEAIATACGDLLLKEPQNAEEGIAINKENLNAVENAYSHESDGPFSYKYEHFNSHCSSTLPVEKVMASVCLITIDEGIWASGVLLNDQGLVLTNAHLLEPWRFGKTTINGGRNRTKSGALFLPPEGSVIPGHSNVDSYRGSQMPLNKAKIMDSSVFDQTKGDQLSLSYSGHRNIRVRLDHFNPWIWCDAKVIYVSKGPLDVALLQLEYVPDQLCPIKADYACPILGSKAYVIGHGLFGPRCGFFPSICSGVIAKIVKVEAPTFYQSIQGDSHIPAMLETTAAVHPGGSGGAVINSSGHMIGLVTSNARHGGGRVIPHLNFSIPCALLAPIFEFARGTKDISLLQNLDRPNQQLSSVWALMPSLSHKPSPPLSNLPESLLEDHEKQGRVSKFAKFIAERDEVLRSSTRLGKVGSFSNEISPSKL; encoded by the exons TGATATTGCCTGATACACTTTTCCATTCAGGCTTAGTGAAGCAAATATTAGGCAGTAATGGCTTAGAGGGTCAGGTTCTGGTGCTCGTTGTGACTGTTGCTTCTGTTGTCGAGTCTTTTTTGTCATTGCAACAAAGAGAGAGCATGTATCAG GGCCAACCTGAGATGATTGCTGGTGCTCAAATTGATGTTATGTTAGAG GAAAGGTGGGGGATGGAGAGAGTGGCTGAGGGGAGTTTGGATAAAGGAACTTCTTACTGGCATACTGCTCGACTTATAAGATTG GTCGATGTAGCTGAATCTTCCTTGGCTCTCCAATCACTTGTAGAATCCTCTTTAGGCTCACTAGATCATGGATGGGAGATCGGTTGGTCTCTGGCCTCGCATGATAATGGTCATCGAAATTCTATGGATGTGATTCAGACACAG ACTGAGGATGGCAATTCATCTTTCAAGCTGGGCCAAAGGCATTTGACAGTAGGGGAATCTGGTAATCCGACCCTTGTGAGCAAGACAAGTACTAGAATTGCCCTTTTGGGAgtctctttaaatttaaag GATCTGCCAATCATTACAATATCACCTTCGATTATAAGGGGGGACTCTCTTCTAACAGTGGGTTCTCCTTTTGGTGTCCTTTCACCTGTGCACTTTTTTAACag CTTGTCGATGGGATCTGTTGCCAACTGTTATCCAGCTAGATCATCTAATGTTTCTTTGGTGATGGCTGACATTCGGTGTCTTCCAG GAATGGAAGGTGCTCCAGCTTTTGGTGAATGTGGAGATTTCATTGGCATTTTGACTAGACCTTTGAGGCAAAAGAGTACTGGTGCTGAAATTCAG CTGGTGATTCCTTGGGAAGCCATTGCTACTGCTTGTGGTGACTTGCTGCTGAAGGAGCCTCAAAATGCAGAAGAAGGGATCGCAATTAACAAGGAGAACTTAAATGCTGTAGAGAATGCATACAGCCATGAGTCAGATGGACCCTTCAGTTATAAGTATGAGCATTTTAATTCTCATTGCTCTTCAACCCTGCCAGTTGAGAAGGTGATGGCTTCTGTTTGTCTTATTACCATTGATGAAGGTATATGGGCATCTGGGGTTCTTCTCAATGATCAAGGCCTAGTACTTACAAATGCTCACCTGTTAGAACCTTGGAGATTTGGAAAAACGACTATAAATGGTGGAAGAAATAGAACAAAGTCGGGAGCACTTTTCCTCCCACCTGAAGGATCTGTGATTCCTGGGCATTCCAATGTTGATAGCTACAGGGGGAGTCAGATGCCATTAAATAAAGCTAAGATCATGGATTCCTCTGTATTTGATCAGACCAAGGGAGACCAATTGAGTTTGTCTTACAGTGGCCATCGAAACATACGAGTTCGCTTGGATCATTTTAACCCATGGATTTGGTGTGATGCTAAAGTAATATATGTTTCCAAGGGGCCTTTGGATGTTGCCTTACTGCAGCTTGAATATGTTCCAGATCAGCTTTGCCCTATCAAGGCGGATTATGCCTGCCCAATTTTGGGATCAAAGGCATATGTTATTGGACATGGATTATTTGGACCAAGATGTG GGTTTTTCCCTTCTATTTGCTCTGGAGTGATAGCAAAAATAGTTAAAGTGGAAGCACCTACATTTTATCAATCCATTCAAGGGGACTCGCATATTCCTGCAATGCTCGAAACAACAGCTGCTGTCCACCCTGGTGGCAGTGGCGGTGCTGTTATCAATTCAAGTGGTCATATGATTGGACTTGTTACCAG CAATGCGAGGCATGGTGGAGGGAGAGTTATACCACATCTGAATTTCAGCATTCCTTGTGCACTATTGGCGCCTATTTTTGAGTTTGCAAGAG GTACAAAGGATATTTCACTTCTGCAGAATCTTGATCGACCAAATCAACAACTTTCCTCGGTGTGGGCATTGATGCCATCGCTCTCCCACAAGCCAAGCCCTCCTCTGTCTAATCTGCCAGAGTCGCTGCTGGAAGATCATGAAAAACAAGGAAGGGTTTCCAAATTTGCAAAATTTATAGCTGAAAGAGACGAGGTTTTGAGAAGCTCGACTCGACTTGGGAAGGTAGGAAGCTTTTCAAATGAGATTTCTCCTAGTAAGTTATGA
- the LOC8258443 gene encoding glyoxysomal processing protease, glyoxysomal isoform X2, with product MILPDTLFHSGLVKQILGSNGLEGQVLVLVVTVASVVESFLSLQQRESMYQGQPEMIAGAQIDVMLEERWGMERVAEGSLDKGTSYWHTARLIRLVDVAESSLALQSLVESSLGSLDHGWEIGWSLASHDNGHRNSMDVIQTQTEDGNSSFKLGQRHLTVGESGNPTLVSKTSTRIALLGVSLNLKDLPIITISPSIIRGDSLLTVGSPFGVLSPVHFFNSLSMGSVANCYPARSSNVSLVMADIRCLPGMEGAPAFGECGDFIGILTRPLRQKSTGAEIQLVIPWEAIATACGDLLLKEPQNAEEGIAINKENLNAVENAYSHESDGPFSYKYEHFNSHCSSTLPVEKVMASVCLITIDEGIWASGVLLNDQGLVLTNAHLLEPWRFGKTTINGGRNRTKSGALFLPPEGSVIPGHSNVDSYRGSQMPLNKAKIMDSSVFDQTKGDQLSLSYSGHRNIRVRLDHFNPWIWCDAKVIYVSKGPLDVALLQLEYVPDQLCPIKADYACPILGSKAYVIGHGLFGPRCGFFPSICSGVIAKIVKVEAPTFYQSIQGDSHIPAMLETTAAVHPGGSGGAVINSSGHMIGLVTSNARHGGGRVIPHLNFSIPCALLAPIFEFARGTKDISLLQNLDRPNQQLSSVWALMPSLSHKPSPPLSNLPESLLEDHEKQGRVSKFAKFIAERDEVLRSSTRLGKVGSFSNEISPSKL from the exons TGATATTGCCTGATACACTTTTCCATTCAGGCTTAGTGAAGCAAATATTAGGCAGTAATGGCTTAGAGGGTCAGGTTCTGGTGCTCGTTGTGACTGTTGCTTCTGTTGTCGAGTCTTTTTTGTCATTGCAACAAAGAGAGAGCATGTATCAG GGCCAACCTGAGATGATTGCTGGTGCTCAAATTGATGTTATGTTAGAG GAAAGGTGGGGGATGGAGAGAGTGGCTGAGGGGAGTTTGGATAAAGGAACTTCTTACTGGCATACTGCTCGACTTATAAGATTG GTCGATGTAGCTGAATCTTCCTTGGCTCTCCAATCACTTGTAGAATCCTCTTTAGGCTCACTAGATCATGGATGGGAGATCGGTTGGTCTCTGGCCTCGCATGATAATGGTCATCGAAATTCTATGGATGTGATTCAGACACAG ACTGAGGATGGCAATTCATCTTTCAAGCTGGGCCAAAGGCATTTGACAGTAGGGGAATCTGGTAATCCGACCCTTGTGAGCAAGACAAGTACTAGAATTGCCCTTTTGGGAgtctctttaaatttaaag GATCTGCCAATCATTACAATATCACCTTCGATTATAAGGGGGGACTCTCTTCTAACAGTGGGTTCTCCTTTTGGTGTCCTTTCACCTGTGCACTTTTTTAACag CTTGTCGATGGGATCTGTTGCCAACTGTTATCCAGCTAGATCATCTAATGTTTCTTTGGTGATGGCTGACATTCGGTGTCTTCCAG GAATGGAAGGTGCTCCAGCTTTTGGTGAATGTGGAGATTTCATTGGCATTTTGACTAGACCTTTGAGGCAAAAGAGTACTGGTGCTGAAATTCAG CTGGTGATTCCTTGGGAAGCCATTGCTACTGCTTGTGGTGACTTGCTGCTGAAGGAGCCTCAAAATGCAGAAGAAGGGATCGCAATTAACAAGGAGAACTTAAATGCTGTAGAGAATGCATACAGCCATGAGTCAGATGGACCCTTCAGTTATAAGTATGAGCATTTTAATTCTCATTGCTCTTCAACCCTGCCAGTTGAGAAGGTGATGGCTTCTGTTTGTCTTATTACCATTGATGAAGGTATATGGGCATCTGGGGTTCTTCTCAATGATCAAGGCCTAGTACTTACAAATGCTCACCTGTTAGAACCTTGGAGATTTGGAAAAACGACTATAAATGGTGGAAGAAATAGAACAAAGTCGGGAGCACTTTTCCTCCCACCTGAAGGATCTGTGATTCCTGGGCATTCCAATGTTGATAGCTACAGGGGGAGTCAGATGCCATTAAATAAAGCTAAGATCATGGATTCCTCTGTATTTGATCAGACCAAGGGAGACCAATTGAGTTTGTCTTACAGTGGCCATCGAAACATACGAGTTCGCTTGGATCATTTTAACCCATGGATTTGGTGTGATGCTAAAGTAATATATGTTTCCAAGGGGCCTTTGGATGTTGCCTTACTGCAGCTTGAATATGTTCCAGATCAGCTTTGCCCTATCAAGGCGGATTATGCCTGCCCAATTTTGGGATCAAAGGCATATGTTATTGGACATGGATTATTTGGACCAAGATGTG GGTTTTTCCCTTCTATTTGCTCTGGAGTGATAGCAAAAATAGTTAAAGTGGAAGCACCTACATTTTATCAATCCATTCAAGGGGACTCGCATATTCCTGCAATGCTCGAAACAACAGCTGCTGTCCACCCTGGTGGCAGTGGCGGTGCTGTTATCAATTCAAGTGGTCATATGATTGGACTTGTTACCAG CAATGCGAGGCATGGTGGAGGGAGAGTTATACCACATCTGAATTTCAGCATTCCTTGTGCACTATTGGCGCCTATTTTTGAGTTTGCAAGAG GTACAAAGGATATTTCACTTCTGCAGAATCTTGATCGACCAAATCAACAACTTTCCTCGGTGTGGGCATTGATGCCATCGCTCTCCCACAAGCCAAGCCCTCCTCTGTCTAATCTGCCAGAGTCGCTGCTGGAAGATCATGAAAAACAAGGAAGGGTTTCCAAATTTGCAAAATTTATAGCTGAAAGAGACGAGGTTTTGAGAAGCTCGACTCGACTTGGGAAGGTAGGAAGCTTTTCAAATGAGATTTCTCCTAGTAAGTTATGA
- the LOC8258443 gene encoding glyoxysomal processing protease, glyoxysomal isoform X3 codes for MYQGQPEMIAGAQIDVMLEERWGMERVAEGSLDKGTSYWHTARLIRLVDVAESSLALQSLVESSLGSLDHGWEIGWSLASHDNGHRNSMDVIQTQTEDGNSSFKLGQRHLTVGESGNPTLVSKTSTRIALLGVSLNLKDLPIITISPSIIRGDSLLTVGSPFGVLSPVHFFNSLSMGSVANCYPARSSNVSLVMADIRCLPGMEGAPAFGECGDFIGILTRPLRQKSTGAEIQLVIPWEAIATACGDLLLKEPQNAEEGIAINKENLNAVENAYSHESDGPFSYKYEHFNSHCSSTLPVEKVMASVCLITIDEGIWASGVLLNDQGLVLTNAHLLEPWRFGKTTINGGRNRTKSGALFLPPEGSVIPGHSNVDSYRGSQMPLNKAKIMDSSVFDQTKGDQLSLSYSGHRNIRVRLDHFNPWIWCDAKVIYVSKGPLDVALLQLEYVPDQLCPIKADYACPILGSKAYVIGHGLFGPRCGFFPSICSGVIAKIVKVEAPTFYQSIQGDSHIPAMLETTAAVHPGGSGGAVINSSGHMIGLVTSNARHGGGRVIPHLNFSIPCALLAPIFEFARGTKDISLLQNLDRPNQQLSSVWALMPSLSHKPSPPLSNLPESLLEDHEKQGRVSKFAKFIAERDEVLRSSTRLGKVGSFSNEISPSKL; via the exons ATGTATCAG GGCCAACCTGAGATGATTGCTGGTGCTCAAATTGATGTTATGTTAGAG GAAAGGTGGGGGATGGAGAGAGTGGCTGAGGGGAGTTTGGATAAAGGAACTTCTTACTGGCATACTGCTCGACTTATAAGATTG GTCGATGTAGCTGAATCTTCCTTGGCTCTCCAATCACTTGTAGAATCCTCTTTAGGCTCACTAGATCATGGATGGGAGATCGGTTGGTCTCTGGCCTCGCATGATAATGGTCATCGAAATTCTATGGATGTGATTCAGACACAG ACTGAGGATGGCAATTCATCTTTCAAGCTGGGCCAAAGGCATTTGACAGTAGGGGAATCTGGTAATCCGACCCTTGTGAGCAAGACAAGTACTAGAATTGCCCTTTTGGGAgtctctttaaatttaaag GATCTGCCAATCATTACAATATCACCTTCGATTATAAGGGGGGACTCTCTTCTAACAGTGGGTTCTCCTTTTGGTGTCCTTTCACCTGTGCACTTTTTTAACag CTTGTCGATGGGATCTGTTGCCAACTGTTATCCAGCTAGATCATCTAATGTTTCTTTGGTGATGGCTGACATTCGGTGTCTTCCAG GAATGGAAGGTGCTCCAGCTTTTGGTGAATGTGGAGATTTCATTGGCATTTTGACTAGACCTTTGAGGCAAAAGAGTACTGGTGCTGAAATTCAG CTGGTGATTCCTTGGGAAGCCATTGCTACTGCTTGTGGTGACTTGCTGCTGAAGGAGCCTCAAAATGCAGAAGAAGGGATCGCAATTAACAAGGAGAACTTAAATGCTGTAGAGAATGCATACAGCCATGAGTCAGATGGACCCTTCAGTTATAAGTATGAGCATTTTAATTCTCATTGCTCTTCAACCCTGCCAGTTGAGAAGGTGATGGCTTCTGTTTGTCTTATTACCATTGATGAAGGTATATGGGCATCTGGGGTTCTTCTCAATGATCAAGGCCTAGTACTTACAAATGCTCACCTGTTAGAACCTTGGAGATTTGGAAAAACGACTATAAATGGTGGAAGAAATAGAACAAAGTCGGGAGCACTTTTCCTCCCACCTGAAGGATCTGTGATTCCTGGGCATTCCAATGTTGATAGCTACAGGGGGAGTCAGATGCCATTAAATAAAGCTAAGATCATGGATTCCTCTGTATTTGATCAGACCAAGGGAGACCAATTGAGTTTGTCTTACAGTGGCCATCGAAACATACGAGTTCGCTTGGATCATTTTAACCCATGGATTTGGTGTGATGCTAAAGTAATATATGTTTCCAAGGGGCCTTTGGATGTTGCCTTACTGCAGCTTGAATATGTTCCAGATCAGCTTTGCCCTATCAAGGCGGATTATGCCTGCCCAATTTTGGGATCAAAGGCATATGTTATTGGACATGGATTATTTGGACCAAGATGTG GGTTTTTCCCTTCTATTTGCTCTGGAGTGATAGCAAAAATAGTTAAAGTGGAAGCACCTACATTTTATCAATCCATTCAAGGGGACTCGCATATTCCTGCAATGCTCGAAACAACAGCTGCTGTCCACCCTGGTGGCAGTGGCGGTGCTGTTATCAATTCAAGTGGTCATATGATTGGACTTGTTACCAG CAATGCGAGGCATGGTGGAGGGAGAGTTATACCACATCTGAATTTCAGCATTCCTTGTGCACTATTGGCGCCTATTTTTGAGTTTGCAAGAG GTACAAAGGATATTTCACTTCTGCAGAATCTTGATCGACCAAATCAACAACTTTCCTCGGTGTGGGCATTGATGCCATCGCTCTCCCACAAGCCAAGCCCTCCTCTGTCTAATCTGCCAGAGTCGCTGCTGGAAGATCATGAAAAACAAGGAAGGGTTTCCAAATTTGCAAAATTTATAGCTGAAAGAGACGAGGTTTTGAGAAGCTCGACTCGACTTGGGAAGGTAGGAAGCTTTTCAAATGAGATTTCTCCTAGTAAGTTATGA